Proteins from a genomic interval of Candidatus Dormiibacterota bacterium:
- a CDS encoding general stress protein B produces the protein MQHHRRPSWAAPAMQVRNIMPGTPETPKKTGGMSVREAGQKGGETVKKKYGPEFYEQIGRKGGLATKEAHGHEFYEQIGKKGGKKGGEATRDRYGPDFYERIGQKGGQKVKQLIEEGKRAAAAAEEKRAS, from the coding sequence GTGCAGCACCATCGCCGTCCTTCCTGGGCGGCACCAGCGATGCAGGTGAGGAACATCATGCCAGGCACCCCAGAGACCCCCAAAAAAACCGGCGGAATGTCGGTCCGTGAAGCCGGCCAAAAAGGCGGCGAAACGGTCAAAAAAAAGTACGGTCCCGAGTTCTACGAACAAATCGGACGCAAAGGCGGGCTCGCCACGAAGGAAGCCCACGGTCACGAGTTCTACGAACAAATCGGTAAGAAGGGTGGGAAGAAAGGTGGCGAAGCCACCCGCGACCGCTATGGGCCAGATTTTTACGAGCGTATCGGACAAAAAGGTGGCCAGAAAGTCAAGCAACTCATTGAAGAAGGAAAGCGCGCCGCCGCTGCGGCCGAGGAGAAACGCGCGAGCTGA
- a CDS encoding peptidylprolyl isomerase — protein MLAWGSFYRKAIVTLGLAGLVMGAAPAPAPYPTMLRLERARSLGSGQLAAYLASADEPIAVRAALAIGRTKQPAGVALLEAHLRDPRDAVKAMSIYGLGLIASGSDAPALVSALRDPSGAVRVAAVDALGRYEAAKRLPDPSAAAQALLQTLVADADPIVQSRAAIALELFRAEASAPSIAAGLERAVEARNAPAVRRDAMWSLFRGYADRLPITFLRTALRDRDDVVRIEAVRALGKRKRAGERPLLLPMLNDPSWRVQEQAGESLRAIAGKPFTADWKAIPASVHLPALSADPLAALPALPRTIAPGKPKAPSVAGVPNAPLLDPRTAAQMTQPAPGMHPRVRIVTTKGNVYVTLFPEWAPLTVANFLNVAAHGYYDNNRWFRIVPDFVVQTGDPNDDGNGDAGYTIGAEENPLAQGTGVISMGMNYDSKTNTPLRDSAGTQYYVTLSPQYHLDRDFTVFGQVTSGFDVLAHLVESDRVIRVERIADVRL, from the coding sequence GTGTTAGCTTGGGGTTCTTTTTATCGTAAGGCGATCGTCACGCTCGGATTGGCGGGGCTAGTCATGGGAGCGGCACCGGCTCCCGCCCCCTATCCGACGATGCTCCGATTGGAGCGCGCGCGCTCGCTTGGCAGCGGGCAACTGGCAGCCTACCTGGCGTCCGCCGACGAGCCGATTGCGGTTCGCGCAGCCCTAGCGATCGGCCGAACCAAACAACCGGCCGGCGTCGCCCTGCTCGAAGCGCACCTCCGGGATCCGCGCGATGCGGTTAAGGCCATGAGCATCTACGGCCTGGGCCTCATCGCTTCGGGCAGCGATGCCCCCGCGCTGGTCTCCGCCCTGCGAGACCCAAGCGGGGCCGTCCGGGTCGCGGCCGTCGATGCGCTGGGCCGCTACGAAGCCGCAAAGCGCCTCCCCGACCCCTCGGCGGCAGCCCAGGCGCTCCTTCAAACGCTCGTCGCCGATGCCGACCCCATCGTGCAGTCCCGCGCGGCGATCGCGCTGGAACTCTTTCGCGCGGAGGCAAGCGCCCCGAGCATCGCCGCCGGATTGGAGCGAGCGGTCGAAGCTCGAAACGCGCCGGCCGTGCGCCGGGATGCGATGTGGAGTCTCTTCCGCGGCTATGCCGATCGCCTCCCCATAACGTTCTTACGCACCGCTCTTCGCGACCGGGACGATGTGGTACGCATCGAGGCGGTCCGCGCGCTCGGAAAGCGCAAACGCGCCGGCGAACGGCCGCTGCTGCTGCCGATGCTGAACGACCCATCTTGGCGCGTCCAAGAACAAGCCGGCGAATCGCTGCGCGCGATCGCCGGCAAACCCTTCACCGCCGATTGGAAGGCCATCCCCGCATCCGTACATCTCCCCGCACTCTCCGCCGATCCGCTGGCCGCTCTGCCCGCGTTGCCGCGCACGATTGCCCCGGGTAAGCCCAAGGCTCCCAGCGTTGCCGGCGTTCCGAATGCACCGCTTCTCGATCCGCGCACCGCGGCGCAGATGACGCAGCCCGCACCCGGCATGCATCCGCGCGTGCGCATCGTCACAACTAAGGGCAACGTCTACGTCACGCTCTTTCCCGAATGGGCACCGCTGACGGTTGCCAACTTTCTCAACGTTGCCGCGCACGGCTACTACGACAACAACCGCTGGTTCCGTATCGTCCCGGATTTCGTCGTGCAAACCGGCGACCCGAACGACGACGGCAACGGCGATGCCGGTTACACGATCGGCGCCGAGGAGAACCCGCTCGCGCAGGGCACCGGCGTAATCTCGATGGGCATGAATTACGATTCCAAGACGAACACGCCGCTCCGCGATTCGGCCGGAACGCAATACTACGTCACGCTCTCGCCGCAGTATCACCTCGACCGCGATTTCACGGTCTTCGGGCAAGTGACGTCGGGATTCGACGTCCTCGCGCATCTTGTCGAATCCGATCGCGTCATTCGCGTCGAACGCATCGCGGACGTGCGCTTGTAG
- the dtd gene encoding D-aminoacyl-tRNA deacylase — MRAVVQRVSRACVSVDGETTGNIEAGLLVLLGVSVDDAAADADWMAEKLANLRIFKDDLGAMNRSLLDVGGAMLLVSQFTLLGDARKGRRPSFIQAAKEPLARPLYERVGECVKRLGIEVAFGSFGADMEVELVNQGPVTILIDSKQ, encoded by the coding sequence GTGCGAGCGGTCGTCCAGCGCGTCTCGCGAGCCTGCGTCAGCGTCGATGGCGAAACCACCGGCAACATCGAGGCCGGGCTCCTGGTGTTGCTCGGCGTCAGCGTCGACGACGCCGCAGCGGATGCGGATTGGATGGCCGAAAAACTGGCCAACTTGCGCATCTTCAAAGACGATCTCGGCGCGATGAACCGTTCGTTGCTCGACGTCGGCGGCGCGATGCTCTTAGTCTCGCAATTCACGCTTCTGGGCGACGCGCGCAAAGGGCGACGCCCATCGTTCATCCAGGCCGCCAAAGAGCCGCTCGCGCGCCCGCTCTACGAACGCGTCGGCGAATGCGTGAAGCGCCTAGGCATCGAGGTAGCGTTCGGATCGTTCGGCGCCGACATGGAAGTCGAACTCGTCAACCAGGGCCCCGTAACGATCCTCATCGATTCGAAGCAGTAA
- a CDS encoding proline dehydrogenase family protein yields MAVLDRIFAPDSTFQRNFFFLAKRFVPGESIDAAIGSVRDLNAQHMSATLDFLGEDVLERDAALKTRDAYITMLDAIRTSGADTNVSIKLTAMGLLIDEDFALDNLTRILEHAQRNADPFVRIDMEGTAVTDATLRVFERAFAKNKNVGIVLQAYLKRTPADVRRAIEIGARVRLCKGAYNEPAEIAIKEMPQIREQYLALARELLTSGTYPGIATHDKELIEAVKAVAREEGVASDRFEFQMLYGCRPGLQRDLVAQGYRMRVYVPFGTHWAGYFYRRVLERRENMFFAISSMFSK; encoded by the coding sequence ATGGCTGTACTCGATCGAATTTTTGCCCCCGATTCCACCTTTCAACGGAATTTTTTCTTTCTCGCCAAGCGCTTCGTTCCAGGCGAGAGCATCGACGCCGCGATCGGCTCCGTTCGCGACCTCAACGCGCAGCATATGAGCGCGACCCTGGATTTTCTGGGCGAGGACGTCCTCGAGCGCGACGCCGCGCTCAAGACCCGCGATGCATATATCACCATGCTCGACGCCATCCGTACCAGCGGTGCGGATACCAACGTCTCGATCAAACTCACGGCGATGGGGCTGCTGATCGACGAAGATTTTGCCCTCGATAACCTCACGCGGATCCTCGAACACGCGCAGCGCAACGCCGACCCCTTCGTACGGATCGATATGGAGGGCACGGCCGTTACCGACGCCACGCTACGCGTCTTCGAACGCGCGTTCGCAAAAAACAAGAACGTCGGCATCGTTCTGCAAGCGTACCTCAAACGCACGCCCGCCGACGTGCGGCGCGCGATCGAAATCGGCGCGCGCGTACGCTTATGCAAGGGTGCGTATAACGAGCCGGCCGAGATCGCAATCAAAGAGATGCCGCAGATTCGCGAACAGTATCTCGCGCTCGCCCGCGAATTGCTTACGAGCGGCACCTATCCCGGAATCGCGACGCACGATAAGGAACTGATCGAAGCGGTCAAGGCCGTCGCGCGCGAAGAGGGCGTCGCCTCCGACCGCTTCGAGTTCCAGATGCTCTACGGCTGTCGCCCCGGGCTCCAACGCGACCTCGTCGCGCAGGGCTATCGCATGCGAGTCTACGTGCCGTTCGGCACGCACTGGGCCGGTTATTTCTACCGTCGCGTCCTCGAGCGACGCGAAAACATGTTCTTCGCGATATCCTCGATGTTCTCAAAATAG
- a CDS encoding response regulator, with protein MAQRNWRVLIADDDPAICTLIDTVLRKGPYDMIMCNDAESALVSVDRDGPFDIIICDFMLPGISGIDLVERLRAKDRTRGVPILMISGHTNYAMDGRAKNAGANLFLNKPFTISQLRAAVNQLLSSSGRKDSYSGTPSR; from the coding sequence ATGGCGCAGCGTAATTGGCGGGTTCTCATAGCGGATGACGATCCCGCAATCTGCACCTTGATCGATACGGTCCTTCGGAAGGGGCCGTACGATATGATCATGTGCAACGATGCCGAGAGCGCCCTGGTCTCGGTCGATCGGGACGGGCCCTTCGATATCATCATCTGCGACTTTATGCTGCCCGGCATCTCCGGCATCGATTTGGTCGAGCGCTTGCGCGCCAAGGATCGGACGCGCGGCGTGCCGATTTTGATGATTTCCGGGCATACGAACTATGCCATGGACGGCCGTGCGAAGAACGCCGGGGCGAATCTCTTTCTGAACAAGCCGTTTACGATTTCGCAGCTTCGTGCGGCAGTGAACCAGCTTCTTTCAAGTTCCGGCAGAAAAGACTCGTACTCCGGCACTCCATCGCGTTAG
- a CDS encoding manganese efflux pump encodes MITIAAAIKIVVIALSLALDVFAVSVGVGVRGVPRKEKIRIGVAFATAEIVMNLAGAALGLVIGRLLGEVAGYIGFVALLVLGCFMIFESRREASHPIDMSRGWGLFIASLSISLDSLGIGFSILYINVPLVESLAVIGIVSIAATATGITLGRRLGVHIGEHAELLGGILLALTGATFIVLKALHIG; translated from the coding sequence ATGATCACTATCGCTGCCGCAATCAAAATCGTTGTGATCGCGCTCTCCCTTGCCCTCGACGTGTTCGCGGTGAGCGTAGGCGTCGGTGTCCGCGGGGTCCCGCGCAAGGAAAAAATTCGGATCGGCGTCGCGTTCGCCACCGCCGAGATCGTGATGAATCTCGCGGGAGCCGCCCTCGGCTTGGTCATCGGGAGACTGCTTGGCGAAGTTGCCGGCTATATTGGGTTTGTGGCGCTGCTCGTCTTGGGCTGCTTTATGATCTTCGAGAGCCGGCGCGAGGCCAGCCACCCGATCGATATGTCGCGCGGGTGGGGGCTCTTCATCGCCTCGCTCTCGATCAGCCTCGATTCCTTGGGTATCGGATTCTCGATCCTGTACATCAACGTGCCGCTGGTGGAGTCTCTGGCGGTGATCGGCATCGTCTCCATCGCGGCAACGGCAACCGGCATTACGCTCGGACGACGCCTGGGCGTGCATATCGGCGAACATGCCGAACTGCTGGGCGGAATTCTCCTCGCCCTTACGGGCGCAACATTTATCGTGCTCAAGGCGCTCCACATCGGCTAA